Within the Paenibacillus sp. AN1007 genome, the region TGGATGCCCCAGGCGAAGATTGGGATGTGGAACGCGGACTGCTGCAGCTTGGAGCTTTAGACTTTAAGGAATCGGGCGATACCATGCACGACTTGAAGAGATCAGCGCGCCGCGTACGAAGTGATCTGTCATCGTCGTCGCAAAAGATAGGTCAGGAGACTTTCTCAGCTGAAGCTTCTCTTAGGTTAGAGCAGCAGTGGGGAAGAATCTACGCGCCTGCCCAATGGTTCCGGGGCTGGAAGACTTTTCTTAACCGGGCTGCGCAAGAAGCACGCGAGGTGTGGCCTGATGTCCAATTTTGGAATGACCCGGCCGAGATTGGCCTGATGTTTGATAAAAGAGAATGTCAGCTGCACTTGGCACAGCATGGTATTCCGGTTCCACCGTTACTGCCCTCTTCACAGCCTATCAATTGCTGGGAAATATTGCGTGAGGCAATGAACGTTTCGCAGATGCACCGGGTCTTTGTCAAGCTGGCCTGCGGCTCGGGTGCATCGGGGGTTGTGGCCTATCAGATAAATCCGCGGACAGGTGAGGAGATTGCGGTTACAACGGTAGGCATGGAAATCTTTCAGGGCCAAACTGTTTTTTATAATGAGGGTAAACTGCAGAGGTATACCCGTCATAATGAGATTCGCATCCTGATGGACTGGCTCTGTGCTGAAGGAGCACAGATCGAGCGATGGATGCCCAAAGCTGCTCTGAATCAGCGCGTTTATGATGTTCGTCAACTCGTTGCGGCAGGACAGGCCGGTCATGCCGTTATGCGTCTTAGCCGCACACCGATCACTAATCTCCATCTGCGGAATGAGCGAATGCTGCCGGCCGAGGCTGGCTTGGACGAACTGCATATGTCCATGATTCAGAAAGCAGCTCAGGATACAATGATGACCTTTCCCGATTCATGGTCGGCAGGCATTGATGTCCTGCTTACCAACGGAATGAATCCCCGTACGTATGTGCTGGATGTGAATCCGTTCGGTGACCTGTTATACCGAGTCAAGCATCAAGGTATGAGTCCCTATGAATGGGAGATGAAGCTTTTGCGAAAGGAGGAGCCTGTTAAACATGCCTGATATGAACACCATTGTAGGCTCCCACAATATTCTAATGATTACTTTAGATACGCTGCGTTACGACGCTGCCAAGCTGGAGGAAGAGCACTGCCCTAATCTGTGCGGCTCAGGCCCTTGGGAGAAGCGGCATACTCCCGGGAGTTTTACATATGCTGCGCATCATGCTTTTTTTGGTGGTTTTATGCCTACGCCTGCGAATACAGAAAAGGCATCTCATATCCGATTGTTCCATTCCCGGAATACCGGGCTCAAGACTCACCCTCACACCTGGTTGTTTGATACACCGGATATCGTTTCCGGTTTAGCCGCAGAGGGATATCGCACCATCTGTATCGGCGGTGTTATTTTTTTTACGAAAAAGAACCCCCTTGCGAAAGTGCTGCCAGGTTATTTCCAGCAGAGTTATTGGCGAATGAATTTTGGGGTCACCAATGCTAGGTCCACCGAAAATCAGGTGAACCATGCATTAAAGCTGCTCAAACAGACGGCACCTGATGAGAAGCTGTTTCTGTTTATGAATGTGTCTGCGATTCACGGCCCCAACCGATACTTCGTTGATGGAGCCCGGGAGGACTCGGTAGAGACGCAGCGTGCTGCACTGCGATATGTGGACAAGGCGTTAGGAACGTTGTTTGAAGCCATGAGAGAGCGAGAGCGGCCGACGTTCTGCCTTGCTTTTTCCGATCATGGTACAGCTTACGGTGAGGATGGGTACCACGGGCACCGGCTGGCGCATGATGTCGTTTGGACCGTGCCGTATCGTGAATTTATTTTGTAAGGAGGAAGCCGATGAGTGAGTATTCAGAGCGAACTGCAGCAGGCGCCGAACAGTCTGGCTCCGAGCCAGCAGCAGCTCTTCGTGAAGTGTTGACCTTCCCTTATCGTTCTTATCTGTATTCTTATCCGCATAAGACCGCATATCGTGAGCTGAATCCGCCGGTTCCACTGCAATCTTTGTGGGAAAAGGAAGACACGGAGACCTATTTTTTATATATGCATATTCCTTTCTGCGCCGCTCGCTGCGGGTTTTGTAACTTGTTCACACTGCCGGATAAAAGGCAGGATAGTCACGAACAGTACGTGGATGCACTTGAGCGGCAGGCGAGGCAGTGGGCACCAGTGACCTCACGCAGACCCTATTCCAGGTTTGCCATTGGCGGGGGAACACCAACATTGCTGCAGGAGAAGCAGCTCAGCCGCTTATTCGACATTGCTGAAGGCACTATGGGACTGGACCCGTCACAGGCTTCAATTTCGGTAGAAACTTCTCCTGATACGGTAACGGATGGCAAATTGAGCATTTTGAAGGAACGCCGCGTAGACCGGGTGAGCATGGGAATACAAAGTTTTATCGAAGCGGAAGCAGCTGCAATCTATCGTCCGCAGAAACCACAGGAGGTAGAACGTGCGCTGGAGAAGCTGGTCCGTCATGATTTTCCGCTGCTGAATCTGGACTTGATCTATGGCCTGCCTGGCCAGACGATTGAGACTTGGACGTATTCACTTGAGCGCGTGCTGGCATACGATCCGGGTGAAGTGTTTATCTACCCGCTGTACACACGAGAGAATACGATTGTAAAGCCAGAAGATATTCAGCGTCAGGGACCAGACATTCGAATGGAGCTTTACAAAGCGGCGCGTGAGCTGTTAAAAAGCAAAGGGTATACGCAGTACTCGATGCGCCGGTTTGCGAAAGAGCAGTCTTCTGTCAAAACGCTTCTTCCTTACAGCTGTCAGGAAGAAGGGATGGTTGGTCTCGGATGTGGTGCACGCTCCTATACGAACAGGGTTCATTATGCTTCCAAATATGGTGTGACCTATAAGGCGACACAGAGCATTATTGCCGATTATGTTAACGCTGAACGTTATGATGAGGCAGATTACGGTATTGTGTTAAGCCGTGAAGAACAGAGACGCAGATTTATCTTAAAAGCGCTGCTGCATCGTGAGGGATTGATGTTGTCCCTTTATCAGGAAAGGTTTGGAACAGATGTACTGTCTGATTATCCTTGGCTGAGCGAATTACTGGAAGAGGATATGGCCTGCTTCGATATGGAGGGAGATGAGCAGGTGCTGCGTTTGACGGAGGACGGTCTTGGATATTCGGATGCGATCGGAGACTGGCTCATTTCTGCTGATATCCGTGAGCAGATGGAAAGGTTTGTTTTCTCATGAGAGCGACCTTGTATTATCGAGGGAAGTTGTCGTCTTGTAACTATGACTGTCCTTACTGTCCTTTTAGCAAAACGGTAGATTCCAAAGAAACGTTAAACGTGGATGAACAGCAGCTCCGCCAGTTTGTAACCTGGGTTAGAGAACAGGAGAGTCAGGGGCACCGTTTCTCTATATTCTTCAATCCCTATGGAGAAGCCTTGGTTCGGCGCTGGTATCGGGAAGCAATGGTTGAATTGTCACATATGGGGCACGTGGATAAGGTAGCGATTCAAACCAATCTATCTGTCAAGCTCGATTGGGCACGTGAGCTGCATGTGCGCAAAGCGGCCTTCTGGGCCACATATCACCCTCGTGAGACGAAAGAGGCGTCTTTTGTCAATCAATGCAGGACTTTGACAGAGATGGGGCTGTCTTTTAGTGTGGGTACTGTTGGACTGCGGAGTGCGTTTCCGGCGATAGAATCCATGAGGCAGGCACTGCCTGATGATGTGTATATGTGGATCAATGCGTTCAAGGATCGGTCCCAATACTACACTCCGGATGAGATTGAGTTTCTCAAAGGAATTGATCCGCTGTTCGAGGGGAATTTACAGGACTATGACAGTTTGGGCAAGCGCTGTGCCGCAGGTTCAGATGTGTTTTATGTTCAAGGCTCGGGACACGTAAAAAGGTGTTACAAGGACCGTCGAATCATTGGTCATCTCTATCGTGATGGCCTGCAGGCTTTGTCTGCAGAACGGCCATGCGGTATGAAAAAGTGCGGCTGTTACATCGGTTATATTCATATGCAGGATTCCCCGTTCAGAGAAACATTCGGTACAGGATTATTGGAGCGGAATCCAGCATTTATTCATCAATAAAAACATCTTTCAGCAGCAGCTTGTGTCAAATCGGAGAACGGTTTGGATACAGGCTTTACTGAAAGATGTTTTTTTTGTAATGAAAGGATAGTAAGTGATCTCCTGTAAATGGGTCTTGACTTTTTTATTGAAAATTTTAAATATTGATGATTCAACTTTGGTTTGTTTTGGGTTAGTATCAATTAGGAATAAAGACCTGTTTTTGAGATAGTGAATATGAATATTATATTAACATATATCATTGTATGGGTCTTTTGACTTAATAGGAGGAGGAGGTTATTACGCAATTAAATAATAAAATTGTTTTACTTCTATTGAAATTTAGGAGGAATTCGACGTGAAAAAGATATCCATTAGTCAAAAACTGCTTATTGGTTTCTCATCCGTTCTATTATTGTTGGTAACGGTTACGGTTATTTCATACTTCCAATTTGTAAATCTGGAGAAGACATACACGAATTTAATCAATGATCGAACAAGCAAACTGCTGAAAATCAAAAATATGACGATTGATCTTAAATCACAACAAATTGCCTTGAGGAACTACATTATGCAGGCAAACAAGGAGAATGAAGATGCTTTTACCAAGGCTTACGAAGATTACATAAATTTGAGTGAAGATTTGAAATCGACGGTTACCAGTTCCGCTATGAAACAATATCTGGTCAGCTCTGATGAGATGATGAAGCAGTACTATGATTTTTCAAAAAATGTAATGTCACTCACAACACAAGGAAATGTAGGAGAAATTTCTCGCTTAATGGAAAGTACAGCCCCTCAGCTTATTGCCGAATTTGAAGGGATTGTAGAATCCATGGAAAAACATCAGCAAAAGGCAATGGATGAAGGATCGGCTGCGGCGAATCTTCAAACAGCCAAAGTACTTCGTTGGATCAGCATTATTGGCACCGTATCTATTCTCGTTGGTTTAGCAATCGCCATCATTATTGGCCGTCTCATCTCTAAACCGGTTCAATCTGTGGCTCAGGCAGCTGGACGAATTGCTGAAGGGGACTTGACGGGAGAGCCTATCAAGGTACGCAGCCGAGATGAGATTGGAGAGATGGCAGAGGCATTTAACGTTATGTCTGTCAATCTGCGGACGTTGATTCATCAGGTGGGGGATGGTGCCGAACGCGTTGCAGCCTCTTCGGAAGAATTGACGGCGAGTACAGAACAGACGGTTATTGCGAATGAGCAAGTAGCAACTACGATGGGCGAGATTGCAGAGGGAATGGATGCGCAGGTTCGTATGGTTAGCGAAGGATTCCAGACTATGAATGAACTGGCAGCCGGTTTCAGGCGGGTGGTTGAAAATACAACCGTTGTTTCCGAGCAGGCTTCAGAAGCTTCTGCCCAGACAATATCCGGTAGTGAATCGATCCGCTCCGCAGTTGGACAGATGAATTCAATTCAAAACACCGTTGCCAGTCTTGCCGGAGTCATTGAAGAGCTTGGCAAACACTCGTCAGATATCGTGAAGATGGTGGATACCATCTCTGAAATAGCTGCTCAAACGAATCTGTTATCCCTGAATGCAGCCATTGAAGCCGCTAGAGCTGGGGAACATGGAAGGGGGTTCCAGGTTGTCGCGACGGAAGTACGGAAACTGTCTGAGCAGTCTGCACAGTCTGCAGGAGAGATCGTGAAACTGGTTACCTCCATTGAAGCGGGCATGAGTAATGCCGCCAACTCCATGAGCGCTGTATCTTCCGAAGTGCAGGCAGGGATTCAACTGGTGAACCAGGCAGGAGATACATTTGATGAGATTCGGAATGCGGTTAGTAGTGTAGCGGGGCAGACACAAGAGGTTTCTGCTTCGATTGAACAGATGAATGCCGGTGTAGAGCAGATTAATGCGTCTATGAAGTCGATCATGGAGGTCACGGAGAATGCGGCTGCTGGAACAGAGGAAGTAAGTGCGACGACAGAAGAACAGCTCTCTGCAATGCAGGAAATTGCATCGGCCGCCCATGATTTGTCATCCATGGCCGAGGTGCTGCAGCAGTCCGCAGCCCGTTTTAAAGTTTCCTAGCGCAAAGATTTGAAGAGAAATAACATGTTTGTGTTGTAAGTTTATGTGAGAAAAGTGAGAATAAACAAAGAATTAAAGAGAAAGAACAACCGTAATAAAACATAAGCAAAACTGCCCTTATACCAACTGGATGGTATAGGGGCAGTTCTCGTTCCAAAAGATAAATTTAACAAAAGATGGCGTCCATTATCGAATAGCAACATGATACGTCTTGAGCCAGCTGTTGATTTGAGTTAAATAAGCGAACAGCTGCGGTCCTGACATTAATTGTCCGAACCAGGGCAGATTCGATGAGGCATCGGGTGAAGATGCAAGATTCCGAATCTGCACTTTGTCGATTAACGGTAGAATTGGTGATGTTGGATCATCCAGAATTTCAAGTACCTGCTGCTTAACGGCTGCCAGGTATTGAGGGTTATGTGTTTTGGGATAAGGGCTTTTTTTACGATATAACACATCGTCAGGCAGAACGCCTTCAAGTGCTTTTCGTAAAATGCCTTTCTCACGTCCTCCGGTAATTTTCATTTCCCAGGGAATGTTAAAGACATATTGGATCAGCCTATGATCACAGTAAGGAACACGGACTTCCAGGCCGGCACCCATGCTCATTCGGTCTTTGCGATCCAGCAGCGTAGGCATAAAACGTGTAATGTTTAAGTAAGACATAACACGCATCTGAGCTGTTTTCCCTGTTTCACCATCCAGTAACGGAACCTCGGCTACCGCATCGGAGTATCTGTCGGCCAGATAGTCAAGCGGTCTAATCCACTCGCGGATATCCGGAGATAGCAGCCCTGCCCGCATATCAGGCGCCACTGACCAAGGGAAAGTGCCTGAATTCAGCATTTCATCGCGGTGAAACCAGGGATAGCCGCCAAATACCTCATCTGCAGCTTCGCCAGATATGGCGACAGTCGCTCCCTTTTTGATCTCTTTGCAGAACAGATATAAAGACGAGTCGACATCGGCCATTCCCGGCAGATCTCTTACAAGCATAGCCTGAGTTAATGCGTGTACAAGCTCTCCATTTTCAATCTCGATCCAGTGGTGATCGGTTTGGAGCTCATCCACCATTCGCTGAATCCATGGACCGTCTGCACCGGGCTGAAAAGAATGGGCCTGAAAATGTTTGGCGTTGTCTACATAATCTACCGAATACGTACTGACTTGCCCCTGCCCCGTCCGGTTGTAATAATCAACAGCCAAAGCAGATAAGGCACTGGAGTCAAGGCCCCCGGATAAAAGGGAGCATACAGGAACATCGGAAGCTAATTGGCGTTCCAGTGTATCCTGTAACAGACGGCGGACTTCAGCTGCTGTTTCTTCCAGGTTATGTTCGTGTTTGACAGATTCCAGCTTCCAATAGGCATAGGTTTTCATTCCGCTGCGGCTGTAAATCATCGCATGAGCAGGCTTCAATTCATGAAGTGAGGAATAGACCCCATGCCCCGGTGTTCGCGCAGGCCCTACAATAAAAACCTCCGCCAGTCCTTCAGGACCTACGGCAGCTTCTACATCGGGGTGAAGAAGCAGCGCTTTGGGCTCAGAACCAAAAACAAGGGCATCCTTAGCATTACTGTAGAACAAAGGTTTGACCCCAAGGCGGTCACGGGCTATAAAGACCTGTTCCCGTCCTCCATCCCATATAGCAAAAGCGAATATACCATTAAATTTCTCAACACATGCTGGCCCCCATTCGATATACGAAGCCAGGAGGACTTCTGTATCACACTGGGTGCGGAAATGATGCCCCCGCTGAAGCAGTTCTTTTTTTAACTCGGGTGCATTGTATAGTTCTCCGTTATACACAACAGTATAGGAGTAGTCTCCTTGTAATGCATGCATTGGCTGTGCCCCGTTCTCCGGGTCCATTACACTGAGGCGGCGATGCCCAAAAGCACAAGGGTTGGAAATCCATGTACCTGAAGCGTCGGGCCCACGGTTCGATAAGCTATCCGTCATCCGGACGAGCAGCTCCGATTCCTGTGTCAAATCCCGATTCCACTGTACGAAGCCGGTTATACCGCACATGGTTTGTTCATCCTTTCTTGGTCGAGTCGTTCATCCGTATGCTGCCAAAAATCAAAAGAAGCTGGCAAATGTTGTCTTTTTCGTCAGAGGTCGTAACAAATATATGCCGAATGCAGGCATAAAATGTCTGTCCTTTTCGGAAACTACATCTAGGGATAACAGTCTTAAGCTGCCTGTGAAGGGGAGAACATGGAATGGACAGGATCAATTATTATGTGTCTGTCATGGGGCGCTCTGTCATACCGGATTCGTCTGTAACATCGTATGAATGGGTGATTCAGGCAACACCGCAGGAAGCCGAACATTTATTGGGATTGCTTTATCTTATGCAGGAAAAGGAAGAAGAAGCCTTTCCGGGAATGGTATTTCCCTGGCCGGATACGCCAGAACATGATGTGAATCGCGCTTATGAAGCGGTTCTGCAGCAGGTTTACCGGGAGATTTATCGATTGGGGACGCCGGAAACCAGGCACCAGATCGAACAAAGCACATGATGAGAATAAAGGAGAGCGATAACGATGTATGCAATTCAGGATGCCAAAATACGCAGATTAACCGAAGTGGATGGATTATCTTGTGCCGAAGTTGAGGTGCAGCCGGGAAATGCAGGCGATCCGTCATTACTTGTATATGTAGCAGCAGCGCAGCCGGGCAGCGAACTGCAGGTGGTGCGTATTGTGCGGAATCACTCGGATGGAGCGATTGACTGGTATAACAACAATATGCATACTGCTTTTGAAGATGCGACGGAAACGGCGTTTGAAAATAGTGAGGGTATTACGGCCGAGGAAGACAAGGCTCGGTTTCAAAGCAACCTGTTTGCCTTCGGTTTGCTTGGAACAACGCTGCAGCGGTATTTGATTGGTCAAGGATAAAGTCCTTTCTGCATAATTGATTTGCATATAGCGGCTGTGAAGCAGGTCGGCGAAAAAGAAATTAGAACGACCCGCCGTATAAATACGGCGGGTCTGTTAATCATTCTGCTGTGTTTGATATGTTTGCTTAACGCGGCTTAATAATATTCACGCAGGACTTGAATTCCTTTTACAACATTATATACAAAGCTCAAACCATAGATAACAAAGAACAAAATAACGAACCCTACTGCAGATCCCAGGCTGTGAGATGTCACGAAGAAATAAAACAGGGGGATCGCCGCCAAAAACGGAAAGACATGGGAGAACAAGGCGCGTTTTGCGTGTCCTGCAATGTACTCATCCTGTGCCACGATCCATACAACGATGGGAAACAGGAACGGGGCAAAGAAAATGCTGAAATAAGATAGTGACGATAGAAGTTGTCTCATACGATTCTCTCCTTTAATAAAACTGCAAATGATATGTATGCAACAGATTACCCCGCTAGGGGTTTGTTGAATAAGCATTTTAGGCTCATACGGGTATTATCAATATTACCTCAAAGCAGATAACCTATGCTGCTTCCTGTTTGAATATACATATTATACGGAGTCGGCTGGTTTTTAGGTTCATTATTAATTTTTAATAAAACTATTGAAAAAAATAGAAAAGGGAGTATAATAGAGAACGTTCCGCATTTTATTATACATATTTGTCTCAGTAGCTCAGCAGGATAGAGCAACGGCCTTCTAAGCCGTCGGTCGGGGGTTCGAATCCCTCCTGGGACGTTCAGAAAAAGGCTTCCTTCGGGAAGCTTTTTTTGCGTTCAGGGGATAAAGACTCTCCTCTCTTAATTGCTTTTACCTATAAATGAAATAGATTATATATATTTTATCAATAAGGAAATCTGTGCCACAATGAGGATATCAATATAGGAAGCGACGGTGGAGCAGATGAAATCTATAAATCAGTGGCAGGCCGAGGACTACGACAAGCAGCTGGCTTTTGTATCAGAGTATGGGAAAAATCTGATCTCTTGGCTTCGCCCCAGAGAAGGGGAATCCATTCTTGATCTCGGCTGTGGAACTGGAGATTTAACGTATGAAATTGCTCTTTCAGGGGCGGCGGTAACGGGCATGGACGCCTCATCAGACATGATCGAACATGCCAGAAAAAAGTTCCCGAGTATTGAATTTTGGGAAGCTGACGGTCAGCAATTCACAACAGAGAAGCTGTTCGACGCTGTTTTTTCCAATGCAGCACTGCACTGGATGCGTAATTCCCGTAACGTTGTAGATTGTGTATGGCATGCATTGAAACCGGGAGGGCGGTTTGTGGCTGAATTCGGAGGCCGAGGTAATGTGGAGGTCATTGTAAATGCTATCGAGGAAGTACTAAAGCGGCACACGGGGATCAACGCCTCGGAACGCAATCCATGGTATTTTCCGACGATCGGACAATACAGCAGCATCTTGGAAGAAAGAGGTTTTGTAGTTCGGCAGGCCTATCTTTATGACCGTCCTACCAAACTAGCAGATGGTGAACAAGGAGTTATAGGCTGGCTGACTCATTTTGGAGATGACTACTTCGAGGGATATGGCTCCGAGCAGGTGGAGGAATGGTGTCAGGAGATCAGCCGGATCGTGGTTCCGAAGCTTTGGAGAAATGATGGAATCTATGCAGATTACAAGCGCCTTCGCATTGAAGCATTTAAGCCGGAGGTCTAACAGGAAAACAACTAAAATTCATTGTTAAATGAGTTTCTGCTTTTAAAATGCAGTGTCACAGCTCTGCTTTACGTCTGAAAAAGGAGTATGGAATCAATCGTTCAATCACATGAAAACTCATGCAGTTCACCTATAAACCATGCCTTTCTTCAGTACAGAGGAGCATGGTTTTTTTATTTTGCTTCCCGTATTTTAAATTTTAATATTCAAACGACAAAATTATACAAACGGGACTATATATCCTTCTTAAGAACCATATAAGTGATTTTTATATCATAATGTAAGTATTTAGAAGGAAAAAGTGATATTTTGGTAGAATAATTTACCAGGGGTCAAACATTTTGCGGATTGGTGGTGAATTGGTCGAACGTATTGCAGTGCTTCCTGCATTGGATCCCATTTGGTGAGGCGTTTACACGAAGAAGGAGGGCATAGCCTTGAATAAACGATTGATATCTATGTTAATGAGTGTCCTTATGGTTTTTTCCCTTATCCCGCCTGCGGCTGGAGCCGCTTCTGCGGATTCTGCAATTCAACTGGAGAACACACTAAACAGCACTACAGCAAAACAATGGAGAGACGTGCTTGCCGGACGGGAAGCTCGAATTGCTGCAGATCCGTTTCTGGATAAAAGTCTGGAGGGACTTGGCGGAGAGAACACACGAGTCATCGTTGAACTATCCACTAAACCTGTTGCTGTAGCACAAGGCGAATCAACCCTCTCAGGAAGATCATTCACCTCCTCTATGGAAACAAATGCTGTAACTCAAGTTGAGGAGCAACAACAGTCATTTGTACATAGCCTCACTCAGAAAAAAATCAAACACGAAGTGCTGGACAATTATGCATATGCCCTTAACGGTGTAGCCCTTGAAGTAAAGGGGAACCAATTGGGACAATTGCTTCAAATACCAGGCGTAGTCAGTGTCTACCCTGACCTTGAAGTGACGCTGGCACCAGACCAAGATGAAGTTAATCCGCATATGAAAGATACAGCGCCTTTTATCGGAGCTCCTGAAGTATGGGATCTCGGCTATAAAGGCAAAGGCGTTAAGGTAGGCGTCATTGATACCGGAATTGACTATACTCATCCCAATCTGCGCGATGCTTACAAAGGCGGATGGGACTTTGTAGGAAATGATAATGATCCGTATGAAGCAACTTATCAGGAATGGAAAGCCTCAGGCCAGCCTGAATTTGACGAGGATGGGCGCCCTTATTATACATCTCACGGTACACACGTTTCTGGTACGGTGGCTGCTCGTGAAGCAGGAGACTATGGTATCGTTGGTATCGCTCCCGAAGCAGATATTTATGCTTACCGTGTTCTAGGTCCATACGGCAGTGGACAGACGTCATGGGTACTCGGCGGAATTGACCGTTCCGTAGCGGATGGCATGGATGTTATCAACTTGTCACTTGGTGCCGCAAACAATGATCCAAGCTATGTCACTTCGGTTGCATTGAACAATGCGATGCTGTCTGGTGTTACTGCGGTTGTATCCAGTGGTAACAGTGGGCCTAACCGTTATACTCTTGGTTCACCGGGCGCATCTGCCATGGCGATTACTGTAGGTAACTCCACAGGTCCCAGCCAGGCGATTACGGCAAACACCCATTTCTGGATTGGTGAAGAGAGTCAGGAATCAGCGCCTGAACAACAACCTGCTCCAGATCAAGAGCAGACTCCTGAACTGGGAAATGCTCCTGAAACGCAGGAACCTGGTTCTACACCGGAAGCTTCGCCTGAAGGCGGTGTGGAGGCGGAAGGCAGTGCACCTGAATCGGAAGAGGCAGCG harbors:
- a CDS encoding DUF4870 domain-containing protein, coding for MRQLLSSLSYFSIFFAPFLFPIVVWIVAQDEYIAGHAKRALFSHVFPFLAAIPLFYFFVTSHSLGSAVGFVILFFVIYGLSFVYNVVKGIQVLREYY
- the asnB gene encoding asparagine synthase (glutamine-hydrolyzing) encodes the protein MCGITGFVQWNRDLTQESELLVRMTDSLSNRGPDASGTWISNPCAFGHRRLSVMDPENGAQPMHALQGDYSYTVVYNGELYNAPELKKELLQRGHHFRTQCDTEVLLASYIEWGPACVEKFNGIFAFAIWDGGREQVFIARDRLGVKPLFYSNAKDALVFGSEPKALLLHPDVEAAVGPEGLAEVFIVGPARTPGHGVYSSLHELKPAHAMIYSRSGMKTYAYWKLESVKHEHNLEETAAEVRRLLQDTLERQLASDVPVCSLLSGGLDSSALSALAVDYYNRTGQGQVSTYSVDYVDNAKHFQAHSFQPGADGPWIQRMVDELQTDHHWIEIENGELVHALTQAMLVRDLPGMADVDSSLYLFCKEIKKGATVAISGEAADEVFGGYPWFHRDEMLNSGTFPWSVAPDMRAGLLSPDIREWIRPLDYLADRYSDAVAEVPLLDGETGKTAQMRVMSYLNITRFMPTLLDRKDRMSMGAGLEVRVPYCDHRLIQYVFNIPWEMKITGGREKGILRKALEGVLPDDVLYRKKSPYPKTHNPQYLAAVKQQVLEILDDPTSPILPLIDKVQIRNLASSPDASSNLPWFGQLMSGPQLFAYLTQINSWLKTYHVAIR
- a CDS encoding STM4014 family protein, whose protein sequence is MLLIGNLDNRRTAGLQEARKQAGMSPAHMLSYGQLLHTWREGGSLAELVQANSPAPLIRLDAPGEDWDVERGLLQLGALDFKESGDTMHDLKRSARRVRSDLSSSSQKIGQETFSAEASLRLEQQWGRIYAPAQWFRGWKTFLNRAAQEAREVWPDVQFWNDPAEIGLMFDKRECQLHLAQHGIPVPPLLPSSQPINCWEILREAMNVSQMHRVFVKLACGSGASGVVAYQINPRTGEEIAVTTVGMEIFQGQTVFYNEGKLQRYTRHNEIRILMDWLCAEGAQIERWMPKAALNQRVYDVRQLVAAGQAGHAVMRLSRTPITNLHLRNERMLPAEAGLDELHMSMIQKAAQDTMMTFPDSWSAGIDVLLTNGMNPRTYVLDVNPFGDLLYRVKHQGMSPYEWEMKLLRKEEPVKHA
- a CDS encoding STM4012 family radical SAM protein; its protein translation is MSEYSERTAAGAEQSGSEPAAALREVLTFPYRSYLYSYPHKTAYRELNPPVPLQSLWEKEDTETYFLYMHIPFCAARCGFCNLFTLPDKRQDSHEQYVDALERQARQWAPVTSRRPYSRFAIGGGTPTLLQEKQLSRLFDIAEGTMGLDPSQASISVETSPDTVTDGKLSILKERRVDRVSMGIQSFIEAEAAAIYRPQKPQEVERALEKLVRHDFPLLNLDLIYGLPGQTIETWTYSLERVLAYDPGEVFIYPLYTRENTIVKPEDIQRQGPDIRMELYKAARELLKSKGYTQYSMRRFAKEQSSVKTLLPYSCQEEGMVGLGCGARSYTNRVHYASKYGVTYKATQSIIADYVNAERYDEADYGIVLSREEQRRRFILKALLHREGLMLSLYQERFGTDVLSDYPWLSELLEEDMACFDMEGDEQVLRLTEDGLGYSDAIGDWLISADIREQMERFVFS
- a CDS encoding STM4013/SEN3800 family hydrolase; amino-acid sequence: MPDMNTIVGSHNILMITLDTLRYDAAKLEEEHCPNLCGSGPWEKRHTPGSFTYAAHHAFFGGFMPTPANTEKASHIRLFHSRNTGLKTHPHTWLFDTPDIVSGLAAEGYRTICIGGVIFFTKKNPLAKVLPGYFQQSYWRMNFGVTNARSTENQVNHALKLLKQTAPDEKLFLFMNVSAIHGPNRYFVDGAREDSVETQRAALRYVDKALGTLFEAMRERERPTFCLAFSDHGTAYGEDGYHGHRLAHDVVWTVPYREFIL
- a CDS encoding methyl-accepting chemotaxis protein, whose protein sequence is MKKISISQKLLIGFSSVLLLLVTVTVISYFQFVNLEKTYTNLINDRTSKLLKIKNMTIDLKSQQIALRNYIMQANKENEDAFTKAYEDYINLSEDLKSTVTSSAMKQYLVSSDEMMKQYYDFSKNVMSLTTQGNVGEISRLMESTAPQLIAEFEGIVESMEKHQQKAMDEGSAAANLQTAKVLRWISIIGTVSILVGLAIAIIIGRLISKPVQSVAQAAGRIAEGDLTGEPIKVRSRDEIGEMAEAFNVMSVNLRTLIHQVGDGAERVAASSEELTASTEQTVIANEQVATTMGEIAEGMDAQVRMVSEGFQTMNELAAGFRRVVENTTVVSEQASEASAQTISGSESIRSAVGQMNSIQNTVASLAGVIEELGKHSSDIVKMVDTISEIAAQTNLLSLNAAIEAARAGEHGRGFQVVATEVRKLSEQSAQSAGEIVKLVTSIEAGMSNAANSMSAVSSEVQAGIQLVNQAGDTFDEIRNAVSSVAGQTQEVSASIEQMNAGVEQINASMKSIMEVTENAAAGTEEVSATTEEQLSAMQEIASAAHDLSSMAEVLQQSAARFKVS
- a CDS encoding STM4011 family radical SAM protein; its protein translation is MRATLYYRGKLSSCNYDCPYCPFSKTVDSKETLNVDEQQLRQFVTWVREQESQGHRFSIFFNPYGEALVRRWYREAMVELSHMGHVDKVAIQTNLSVKLDWARELHVRKAAFWATYHPRETKEASFVNQCRTLTEMGLSFSVGTVGLRSAFPAIESMRQALPDDVYMWINAFKDRSQYYTPDEIEFLKGIDPLFEGNLQDYDSLGKRCAAGSDVFYVQGSGHVKRCYKDRRIIGHLYRDGLQALSAERPCGMKKCGCYIGYIHMQDSPFRETFGTGLLERNPAFIHQ
- a CDS encoding class I SAM-dependent methyltransferase, which produces MKSINQWQAEDYDKQLAFVSEYGKNLISWLRPREGESILDLGCGTGDLTYEIALSGAAVTGMDASSDMIEHARKKFPSIEFWEADGQQFTTEKLFDAVFSNAALHWMRNSRNVVDCVWHALKPGGRFVAEFGGRGNVEVIVNAIEEVLKRHTGINASERNPWYFPTIGQYSSILEERGFVVRQAYLYDRPTKLADGEQGVIGWLTHFGDDYFEGYGSEQVEEWCQEISRIVVPKLWRNDGIYADYKRLRIEAFKPEV